The Chlorocebus sabaeus isolate Y175 chromosome 20, mChlSab1.0.hap1, whole genome shotgun sequence genomic sequence tgttagccaggatggtctcgatctcctgacctcgtgatccgcccgtctcggcctcccaaagtgctgggattacaggcttgagccaccgcgcccggccggagctAAGGTCTTAAAGCACTGAGTGAGCTTTCCCAGTTTGCTTACCATAGAGGGGAACATGTGTTTCCTTAACGTGGGCTGCTTGCTGctcaatgcttttatttttgtctgaaatatttctttttctcttttacatagCTGATCCCAGATCTTCTTGGAAAATTCATCTTATGGGCTTcctctaaaagttttttttcagtCATCCGGGCCTGAGAAATGAGCCACTTCTCAGGCACTCTGAAGTGTTCTGTACTTTATTGAGATGTCTGCTTCTCTATAGGGTTGTAAGCTTTCTGGTGGCAGAGACTGTACGTTGCTGAATTTTATGTTCTTTCTGCCTGACacatatttgttcaataaatatgaactgagctgaacaataagaaaaGATTTGTTACTATATTAATCTCATGCCCAAAATTCACTCTTTAAGACTTAACTGAAGGAAAAACTATGACCTGGGGGAGGAGTTAGAATGTTTGGGAACAGTCATATAGTACAGAGCTAGAATATTTGAGGATGGTCTAAATGTTGTTTCCTTGAAATGGTATCtataggaaatagaaaagtgttctaattgtttctttctctctattcccgaattttcttatttgcaaaataGGCAAAACAATGGTGCTTATCTCATTGAAGTATACAAATTAAGTAAATATTGAATGCAAGACACTTGTAAAAATGTTTGATGAATAGTTAAGTGCTAAGAAGAGTTAGCTATTACTATTTTtacagtaatagtaatagtagtgAGAGTAATAGTAGTCATTTTAGTGCtacttttaagttaaaaagagggagagagaaatgaagTTTTGGCTGGATTCAGCAGTCATATCtatccaatgttttcttctttccttctttacctcagcctcccatggatCAACACAACCATTCAAGCCTGGCTGAATTTGTGTTCCTTGGCTTTGCCAGTGTGGGCTATGTCAGGGGCTGGCTTTTTGTCCTGCTGCTGTTGGCATACCTGTTCACCATCTGTGGCAACATGCTCATCTTCTCAGTCATCCGACTGGATGCAGCTCTGCACACACCCATGTACCACTTTGTCAGTGTTCTTTCCTTCTTGGAGTTGTGGTATACAGCTACCACTATCCCTAAGATGCTAGCTAATATTCTCAGTGAGAAGAAAACCATTTCTTTTGCAGGATGCCTCCTTCAGACCTACTTCTTCCACTCCTTGGGAGCTTCTGAATGCTACCTTCTTACAGCCATGGCCTATGATAGATACCTGGCCATTTGTCGGCCCCTCCAGTACCCTGCAATTATGACCACCACACTCTGTGCCAAGATGGCTGCTGCTTGTTGGATTTGTGGCTTCCTGTGTCCCATTTCTGAGGTCATCCTGGTCTCCCAACTCCCATTCTGTGCTTACAATGAAATCCAACACATTTTCTGTGACTTTCCACCTTTGCTGAGCTTGGCCTGCAAGGACACGTCCACTAACGTTCTGGTGGACTTTGCCACTAATGCTTTCATAATTCTTATCACTTTCCTCTTTATCATGTTTTCTTATGCAAGGATCATTGGGGCTGTGCTGAAGATAAAAACAGCATCAGGAAGAAAGAAGGCCTTTTCTACCTGTGCCTCACATCTTGCTGTAGTCCTCATCTTCTTTGGGAGCATCATCTTCATGTATGTGCGGCTAAAGAAGAGCTATTCACTGACTCTTGACCGAACACTTGCTGTAGTTTACTCTGTACTAACGCCAATGGTCAATCCAATTATCTACAGTCTTCGTAACAAGGAACTCATTAAAGGCATCAGGAGGACCATCTTCCAGAAGAGAGATAAAGCTAGTGTTGCTcaccattgactttcttccaATGTCCTTTCTCACCTCAATGTTCAGTTCATAAAAGTTCTATGTCCCTTTAGCTTGGCCTTGAATAATCTTCCCATCATCACACGTGCTCTGAATTTCAGTTCCTTTCACTTCTTcaaatacttcatttctttatggttttctcattttctacatctctactttctccattttttacTTGATCACTTATGTCagcatttaagaatattttagtatctacattcttcttttaaaaaataagcatgtaTATTTCCTTGGCCACACATTTGCATCCAGCTAGAGATCAATTTCTCTGCTCCTTTTTCCAGTCAAACTTCTCAAAACACCATATCTCCTCTTCTTTACTTCATATTCACTTCTCAGCTTATTCCAATCTTATTTTGCCTCAGATCTTCCAACTAATATTTTGTGAAGGCCATTATTGACCTCCATGCTGCCAAATCCatcagaaacttcttttccttcctctctcctgaaCTCTTGACACACACGGCCAGTTTTTATGCCTCAACTCTCTTAGCTTTTACTCCTTAAGTCTCCCTAAATCTATGACATCATTACCTCCCAATTTTCTTCTTATCTTTCTGGTGAGTCTTTCCCAGCCTTCGTTGTCCTGCTGTGCTATATCCCTAGATACTCAGAGTTATTCTTATGGATTTAAATATGATCTCTGTCTATCACAAGGgctcttaaatttttatttccaaaccACATTTTTTCTCTGAGATTTAGACTTATATATTCAACTTCCCACTTATCAACAGTGCCTGGATTGGaattcttaataatttaaaacttaacaTGTCAAaattgatttcttaaaatttctaaCCATGAAACCTTGATGCTTTTGTTTCCCTGTGTTTcttctagaaaattttaaatattctattttgcttccttttcttccacTCATAATTGCGATCAATTATTAATGTATGCCAATCTTTTCACAAAATATATTCTTGAAtcaatttatttcttattcactTTAGTGTTTCTACCCTGGTGTAAATTGCCAACATCTCTCAACTggattaatataataatattctaCCCACATTCCTTTCTCCTACTCTCATTCTATTCTAATATATTTTCCACACAAAATATAAAGTAATGTATTTGAAATCTGAATtgtatatatcattttataaaaacatgagAAATTCTCAATTGCCCTTAAGATAAAATTCAAAGTCTCACCATACTTTATAAGGCTAAACAAAAttcttccctgccttcctctccaaCATAGACTCATACCTCTTCTCCCTCAGCTCCCTCTTCCCTAGCTACCTGATTACCCTTTCAGGTCTTCAAATACATTACGGATTTTTCTGGCTTCAGGATCTTTACCCTGTTTTTCCCCCAATATTTCATTTGGCTCACTCCTCTTAATTGTGTGATTTTTCTgttcaaatatcaatttccagTGATGCCTGCTTTGAGAGGACTTCTGAACACTCAGTCTAATTTATGTCACTCATTTTTATCTCTGAAGTGTGTTTTGCTTCTCTTCAAAATATGTATGGCAATTTATGTGTTTGTggacatttatgtatgtatagatagatatagtTTGTCATTCTTTCCTACAAGCATCTATAAACTAGATTTCGTctcaaattatttcagttttttaatttgttgtatgTCCAGAATCTAGCACAGCACCTAAATAGGATGAGTATTCAATGCAAGTGTAATGAATGAAACATGTAATGAATCTTACCCACACCTGGTCAATAACATATTTGGCCTTTAACAGTGACATAATGATTCTAATCATTACTGAAACTCACTCTTCCACAGAATGCATTGGTCTTCCCTAGTTGTACTCACCTGTTTTCTGCACATCCCACCTCAACTTGTCTCACATCTGCCTTTTGAATTTCCTTGGATAATACTGGTAGCTGGTCCTTATTTAGTCACTGTGCATCATACTAGGTTATCTTTTCTggatctgtatttattttttttactcacAGACTTTGGTGGGCTGGTAAGCTATCTCTagataatattcatttttaacatgATATGGTTATGtgtaaacataaattttcatGTCATTTGAGAAAATGCATAAGTGTAGGATTGCTAGGACGCATGATAAATGCATGTTTATAATTAACTGTCTATCTGTTTTCCAAAGACTAGTGCTTTTTGGGTCCCTCCGCTGTGGTGCAATGTGGGGCATGTGTAGTAAAACTCCATTCAGTCTGGGCAACTTCCCTGAGCTGTGGGAATGGGCTTGTCATGAACCCCAGGCTTCTGTTTCTCATTGCTGCCTGTCTATGAGTAACAAATCTGCTTTTCTTGATTTGTTATGTGTTTTGTCTCACCAGATTCATGAACTAGGTAGAGAACCtttgcacatatatgtatgtccTTTATTCCAAATCCTCCCTGCTGTCATCCACactattttatcatatatttttgtaaaataaacacacaGTAAATTGCTACTATTTTTGCTTTATACAGTCATTTTCTGTGAACAGTGGTGGTAAAAGACATTACAAGAGGGTGAGAGGTTAGTGAGTACTGAGGAAGTCAATGGAGTTACAGGTTCAAGTCATGTGATAACATAAAAAAGACCGGCAGTTATGTGCTAAAGTCTGCTCACAGTTTTTGAGAAATGATTGACAACTTATTAGAAATTCTGTGGCACCAATAGCTTGGAATCAGATACATTGGGAGTATTAGCACTATGCCAATCAGCAAATGTTATAAATCAGGGCCTTTTTAAAAACGGTAGGCTATGTCAAAGCTAAACAATGCAGACGCTAAAGTGGTAAGGACAGATTTAATCattaatatatagatatacaaatatatatacacacacacacaaacacacacagacatgcacacacacacatagacataaatTATTTTGGTAGCTTTGAATTTTCTCAGGCAGGCACTTAAAGAGATGCTAGGATCATCTGTGGCCTTGAGCTCTTAGAAACTGTGTCAGTGTTTAAGTCTTTTAATGTAtgtggtgggggagggaaggtggggagggTGGATGAAATCATTTTTGCTGACAGTCTATAGATTTTGTAAGCCAAGGTTGAGGTTTAGTCAAAAAGAGAACTAGAGTTCAATGAAGTAGAGAATCTTTGTTAGAGGAAAGTCAGTTATTAAAACATTTACCCCAACACAAGTAGAGACAGAATAACATTTGGAGGGAGGGTAGCACAACTGATGGACATATTTTAGGGATAGATGATATTCTAGCAGAATTGATGGACATATTTTAGGAATAGATAATATTCTAGTTCACAGAAAAGAAGTAATTGAAATGAAACTGACAGAGgtggaaaatttaatttaaaaggtaGTGGTTATTTAACCCTTAATTGCCTTATAGGGATTTAGAAAACCTGAATAAACCTTTAGtcattaagtaaataaaattattacttaAACTCTATGTAtacaaatcaaaaaacaaaataatactttgactcaaaaattatgttattagttaaaaatctatttaccacaaacaaaatattaaatacttgcaactcagtttgaaaaaaaaatatattccagaaAGAAAGTAggagatagaaaaatataaacttgGATGAAGAATATTGAAAGTGTGGGTGGGATagggaaaatgacaaaaattatttaattcttctcaTAGTTTATATTATAGCttgtaagtacttttttttttttacatt encodes the following:
- the OR6N2 gene encoding olfactory receptor 6N2, which translates into the protein MDQHNHSSLAEFVFLGFASVGYVRGWLFVLLLLAYLFTICGNMLIFSVIRLDAALHTPMYHFVSVLSFLELWYTATTIPKMLANILSEKKTISFAGCLLQTYFFHSLGASECYLLTAMAYDRYLAICRPLQYPAIMTTTLCAKMAAACWICGFLCPISEVILVSQLPFCAYNEIQHIFCDFPPLLSLACKDTSTNVLVDFATNAFIILITFLFIMFSYARIIGAVLKIKTASGRKKAFSTCASHLAVVLIFFGSIIFMYVRLKKSYSLTLDRTLAVVYSVLTPMVNPIIYSLRNKELIKGIRRTIFQKRDKASVAHH